One Edaphobacter flagellatus genomic region harbors:
- a CDS encoding HU family DNA-binding protein, whose amino-acid sequence MAKGLTKTQLVRHLAEKLELTNKQTAAFLDLLAETAVKETKKNGEFTIPGIGKLVKAERKARLGRNPQTGETIKIKAKTVVKFRVAKVAKDTIAPPKK is encoded by the coding sequence ATGGCAAAGGGATTGACGAAGACACAGCTGGTTCGCCACCTGGCGGAGAAGCTCGAGCTCACCAACAAGCAGACCGCTGCTTTCCTCGACCTGCTGGCCGAGACTGCCGTTAAGGAGACCAAGAAGAACGGCGAGTTCACCATCCCCGGCATCGGCAAGCTCGTCAAGGCTGAGCGCAAGGCACGCCTGGGCCGCAACCCCCAGACCGGCGAGACGATCAAGATCAAGGCCAAGACCGTCGTGAAGTTCCGCGTCGCCAAGGTCGCGAAGGACACCATCGCTCCCCCCAAGAAGTAG
- a CDS encoding helix-turn-helix domain-containing protein, which yields MKLADKIRYLREVEGNLRGLGRAMTQQELVRAIQEQSATGGRKLVTDGRSGSISQSYLSQIESGARPHLTNTTRLLLAKFFKVHPGYLVDDPEGYQSELLSDVRHSEDKLDLWLVAGAERFRRDPALCQALLALANHHDTRKCLLLMEAIIETPTLLDRLFDALKPQVGGEDAEKKPISPLRNSVASVGMTNKPQAEAVRKEQAERTPTTRAPRTRKGAAGRKRK from the coding sequence ATGAAGCTGGCTGACAAAATCCGGTACCTGCGCGAGGTAGAAGGCAACCTCCGCGGTCTGGGCCGCGCCATGACCCAGCAGGAGCTGGTCCGCGCGATTCAGGAGCAGTCCGCTACCGGCGGCAGAAAGCTGGTTACGGACGGACGCAGCGGCAGCATCAGCCAGTCATATCTCTCGCAGATCGAGAGCGGCGCGCGTCCGCACCTCACCAACACCACACGGCTTCTGCTCGCGAAGTTCTTCAAGGTCCATCCTGGTTATCTCGTGGACGACCCCGAAGGCTACCAGTCGGAGCTGTTGTCGGACGTGCGCCATAGCGAGGACAAACTCGACCTCTGGCTCGTGGCGGGTGCGGAGCGCTTTCGCCGCGATCCGGCGCTGTGCCAGGCTCTGTTGGCGCTGGCCAACCATCACGACACACGAAAGTGCCTATTGCTGATGGAGGCCATCATCGAGACACCAACACTGCTGGACCGGCTCTTCGATGCGCTGAAGCCGCAGGTCGGAGGCGAGGACGCTGAGAAGAAGCCGATTTCTCCACTGCGCAACTCCGTCGCTTCGGTCGGAATGACCAACAAGCCCCAGGCCGAGGCGGTTAGAAAAGAGCAGGCGGAGAGAACACCCACCACAAGGGCCCCGCGGACACGGAAAGGAGCCGCAGGACGTAAACGCAAATAG
- a CDS encoding NfeD family protein, with protein sequence MENLFIICFATGLVLSLLSLISGFGHLHLGHFHVGHHHIGHGHGAKSGMSSVNMFTVLAFVTWFGGAGYLLMRTTTFNAQLIVLLASISGFAGAGLLWAALFKVLLPHERVMDSADTEMTGVVARVSNGIRDGDGIGEIIFSQTGTRKASAARSDDGHAIERGAEVVVIRYERGVAYVRRWDELAHPDA encoded by the coding sequence ATGGAAAACCTCTTCATCATTTGTTTTGCAACGGGACTGGTGCTGAGCCTTCTGTCGCTGATAAGTGGTTTTGGGCATCTGCACCTGGGCCATTTTCATGTAGGGCATCACCACATCGGGCATGGGCATGGCGCAAAGAGTGGCATGTCATCGGTAAATATGTTCACCGTGCTGGCGTTCGTCACGTGGTTTGGCGGTGCAGGCTATCTGCTGATGCGGACGACAACATTCAATGCGCAGCTGATTGTGCTGCTGGCCTCGATCAGCGGCTTTGCAGGAGCAGGGTTGCTGTGGGCTGCCCTGTTCAAAGTGTTGCTCCCCCACGAGCGCGTGATGGACTCGGCTGATACGGAGATGACCGGTGTTGTCGCGCGTGTGAGCAATGGCATTCGCGATGGCGATGGCATTGGCGAGATCATCTTCTCGCAAACCGGCACGCGAAAAGCATCGGCTGCTCGCAGCGACGACGGACACGCGATCGAACGTGGCGCAGAGGTTGTCGTCATTCGCTACGAGCGCGGCGTGGCTTATGTGCGGCGCTGGGACGAACTGGCGCACCCCGACGCCTGA